Genomic window (Drosophila albomicans strain 15112-1751.03 chromosome X, ASM965048v2, whole genome shotgun sequence):
GGTTAAGCAATATCTGAAGTTCGATTTATCGCGTGTGATTATCGATAATATTGTGTTTAAGCTCCACTACCGTTGGACctttgtgttgctgctggtggcaACCCTGTTGATTACCTCGCGTCAATACATTGGCGAGCACATACAGTGCATATCCGATAATGTGGTCGCGCCGGTGATAAACACCTTCTGCTTCTTCACGCCCACGTTTACAGTGGTAAGTATTCATTTCGTTAGATAAGGTTTTTCCTACTTCAACTTTGTGGCGACTACTTTACAACTTATTTCTTGTGTTCAAGTGTTGTGGAATTTTACTACAAAATGTTAACCAATTTTTCGatctttaataaatacaagtatTGATGGGTTTTGATCAAAACATTTGGTATTTACCTTGATATCACTTAACATTAATATCATTTTGCTTCCTGCCACATTCTAcaattatttctattatataGAGATCttctatttaatattgatattgatttgtAGCAGCGGTACCACCTAGGAGGTCTGGTAGTGCTTTCTGCTTCTTTCTTCCCATTCTCCgtattaatttttcattctattctctctcttctcttatAACTACATAGCTTTCTACTTCATTCTTCCCTCCCTCTGcgcttttcattcattctctTCTCTTATCtgttcaacaaatttaaaacgtTGTTTGATTTTGAGTTGGCCAACCCTTCAGAACTTCCAATAAAGCCTTGTtctattcaattaataatcaCAGCGCTTTCAATGTGCTCCACTTTTCAATGTCATTCATAATTCACTCCATCATAAAGATCGTATATATTTCGCTATTACTATTGATTTCATAACAAATGGTACCACTAAGGAGGTCGCATGAGTTTTTCCCCAAAGGTTTCTCCCAAATGAATAACCCTTTTCTTATCTGCTCAACAGGTGCGTCATGTGAACAACACAGCCCTCGAATCGGGCAGCATCTTTCAACCTGGCATCGGACCCTACAATCGCAATGAGGATAAAATCAAGCGACACGCCTACTACCAGTGGGTGCCATTCGTGCTCTTCGCCCAAGCTTTGTGCTTCTACATGCCACACATGCTGTGGAAGAAATGGGAGGGTGGTCGCATCAAGGCACTTGTCTATGGATTGCGTATGGTTGGATTAACGAAATATCTGAAGCATGACAGCATGCGAATTGGCAAACTGAATATACCATCGATGGCGGAGGCTGAGGAGCGTGTGATCAACATACGTCGCACGATGATTGATCGCATGCGATTGAATCAATCGTGGGGCGCACATTTGGTCTTTGCCGAGCTGCTCAACTTGttcaatttgttattgcaAATCTATTGGACGCATCGATTTTTGGGCCGTGAATTTCTCACTTTGGGCATCAAAGTGCTGCGAGAACGTTGGGTCGACAAAATGGATGCACTCGATGTTGTGTTCCCCAAAGTGACCAAGTGCACCTTCTACAAGTATGGTGCCTCAGGTTCGTTGCAGGAACACGACACTCTCTGTGTGATGGCTTTGAACATTATGAACGAGAAGATCTATACCATTCTGTGGTTCTGGTATGCTTTTCTGCTGACCGTCACCGTGCTCGGACTTTTGTGGCGTCTCTTCACTGTCTTCTTCTACAAGAAGTAAGTTTAATTTGAGATTTTTCTatctatccgtctgtctgtctgtctgtctgtctgtctgctcaTATAAACTCTTACAACtctaaaactattaaaatttggaaaaatattttgatgtaaATTTGACAAGCTTTGGAATGTCTGAAAGTTActttcgagtgtgctcgactgtgacatacccgtcactcattttgaataccaacaaaacaaaacaacacttACTTAAGTAAACCAACAAGTAACCTTAGTACAACGACATaccaaaacatttaaaatattatataccaaacaaacaTACCCAATATATACTTTGGTATCCCAACAAGTAAATTTAGTATTACGACATaccaaaacatttaaaatataccgaacaaatATATCctaaatatactttaatatCCCAACAAGTAAATTTAGTATTACGACATaccaaaacatttaaaatataccaaacaaatatacCCAAAATATACTTTAGTATCCCAACAAGTAAATTTAGTATAACGACATACCATaacgtttaaaatataccatatgttataacatataatattattttaaacagcTTCCTAGTAGTTAAAGCACTCAAACTCAAATTAAGAAGTCTTAAGTGTAGGAccctaaaagcaaaaatttgctAACATATTTAGTAACTAACCATTTCAAtctttctttgctttctttcaCTTTTAGCGTCACCTTTTCAAAATGGTCGTTATACTGGGCAAAGCCGGGCAAAATAGATGAATCCGATCTGAAGTCGGTTATACAGAAATGCAATTTCTCCAATTGGATGTTCCTGTTCTTTTTGCGCACAAATCTGTCGGAATTCCTCTTCCAAAAGGTCATCTACCATCTGGCCAGCGAGTTCCCCAACGATCCGATACACGATAACGATATCAACGATTACAAGGCACGCGAAAGGGAAGCAGCTGGAAGTTCCGGAAGTACGGCAAAATATCCTCTACTCGAATCACTGGACACCGTGGATGCCCCGTTGTTGCATCATCGCGGCGGAGCGTCTGTTGCACCAAAATCACCCACAGATGGCGCCACGTTGCCTGCCTAATcgacatttaattttatgtacaTTAAATTAAGCTTTAAGCAATTAATTATGGATTTctttacacattttttctacaatacaatttttttttttttgtaaatggTTTTTTCCcccaaataaatttatttttaagttctttggctttgttttcaAAACGGGtttacaccaaaaaaaaaaaaaaaagcaaacaaacaaagattgaaatacttaaaagtattcaaatcaagagagaaataaaatgGCTGCGGGCCAGTttagaaattgaaaagaaacgTTAAAAGCAAACCGGCTGAGGCGATTCACCTTATCATGTGGGTGTGGCTCCATGTGGGCCAAATGAGCACCcccattttatttcattttttttcttcttttttttttgtcgacaTTTACTTATCGGTATCGCTGCTTGACTTTGCATTCAACGCTCTTGACTGTGCTTTAACTGTGGCTTGACTGTGGTTTGACCCACTTTCCGTTGACaccgacagcgacaacgacaatgagGCGTGGCTCACTGTGGTTTTTGAATCCGAGATCAAAGATTTGGTCAGATTTGGTGTCGAGCATCTGATGCTTGAAGCAAATGGAGGTAATGattgaaattacaattactGATAACACAAATGCAATACAGTCCTTACTATACCCAAATCGTGTTCAAAAAGTAATAATcaactaaataattattagTTCATCCAACCTTTGAATAATACTTGAAGTGCGCTCTTCAACTTCTTCATCAAACTTCAGATTATAAGCTTAACGatgcaaaatcttaaattcaAAACTTAAGCTGAGATACCCGCTGTCCATTTctcaaaaaagcaaataagtgcggtattaatttaaaatataccaaattaatatactgtaaaatactaaaaatataccaaagaccaTATTTAGTATCTTAgtgaagtactacattcgaagttaaagaaaaatagtactgtattattcttaaaatctaccaaattaatttaactaaatttaaaatataccaaattaatatactgcataaatactaaaatataccgaagatcatatttggtatatcaatgaaGTACTACACTCgaagttaaagaaaaatagtacggtattattcttaaaatctaccaaattaatttaattaaatttaaaatataccaaattaatatactgcataaatactaaaatataccgaagatcatatttggtatatcaatgaagtactacattcaaagttaaagaaaaatagtacggaattattcttaaaatctaccaaattaattaaattaaatttaaaatataccaaattaatatactgtataaatactaaaatataccgaagatcatatttggtatcttgatgaagtactacattcgaagttaaagaaaaatagtacggtattattcttaaaatctgccaaattaatgtatcgccaaacaactaaaatataccaaaggccttattttgtatatcgaataagtattatattcgaaatataccgtagagctcaaaatataccagattgtaagTCAAACCAGTTAAAACCCCATTTAAAGCTGGTCACATTTCGACACTTTAACTTAAAGTTggcaagcaacaagcaacaaaaaaattgagcAAAAACTTGAAAATCATCCATTAAATTCATTCGGTAGCCATATTTGTATACATGTAATTGCCAGTTAGTTATGACACCTGATCAGCGTGCCTTATTCGAGCACGTCTCTACTTATAATCGTTAGATACCCTATGATGAAGCACAATGTGAAAGTCTAGCTTAGAACtttaataagtttttaatgaaataaaaaaaaaatgagttcAAAATTGAAGAAAGACTTCTGATTCTTCACTTTAGAAAACATGTTAGTATTTTCTTTAcatttatacttatatactttaaaagaataaatttcgtgaaaataataaaaatgttttctaaaatatcatatttttgtattttcttgaaatttagtcttatatactataaaaaaaataaatgtcatgaaaataataaaaaaaaagttttgcattcattgtaattttaaagaaaaatctacccaactttaaatttagtatatattttattgactgACAGCATCTAGACAtatcaaaagtaaaaaaaaaatttaagaaaaataaatacagaaaaacttaaaaactaaaaaatcgATTTCGTTTCTGATTCTTTTTTAGGTATTTGCCAATTATTATGATGTTTGCCAACTCGCGCGTCTATTTTGCGGTCAATGCCGACGAGTTGTATTCACTTTTGACTCGCTTGCTGTCCAAATACACAACGCACTCGCGTCGCGTTCCGCCTCctctgccacgccccctgCACCACTCTACTACCAGTGTTGTCCACGCCTCTTGTCTCCTTCTTGAGGCCTGACACTCGACATGTGTTTGCTGTCGTTTTAAGTAGTTGAGttaatagcaaaaaaaaaaaaaggaaaataaagtGTACGAGAGTGGAGGAGGTGAATTAGAAGATTCGACTGGCAAATACTCTATAAATCAATTCGAAAACcatatttaaaagtttgctTTAAAGAGTATGCGAGTCTTTccattatttacattttgttttagactttcgaaatgaaatcaatgcAAAAAGTGGAaggggcaacaaaaaaaaaaaaaacaaatgaaaactgtGATCAGGTTTATTGTGGGATTGTTGGTTTTGTGGCCTGTTGTTGGCTTGTTCGATTGTGGAATTGTTGGATTGTTGGATTGAAATCAGGCaagtaaagtaaatttgtCACATAGGcgaaatacatacaaaaactTCTGAATATCGTGCACGTTTCTTTTATCGTTTTGCATATCAAGTGCcacattttcttctttattttattcctGGAGCTCTGAcaaagcagaaacaacaaaatgccaaacgaaatgaaaagacagcaaagaacaacaacagcaacgttaaccaaaaaaaaagaaacacacaataaataattgtatggCGCGagcattgttttcttttcttattgtttCGATTCGTTTTTAGAgttcgttctctctctctctctctcactcgcgcAATGGTGAATGACCGTTAACATTTTCGACTTGGTCTctagacgaagaagaagaagcagcagaacaAGCTTACCTGGTATGACAGGTTCTTCTGGCCCCTATTGAGTTGTCTTTAACGATTCACGGCTAGCCCCCCAAATAAAGAGTCGCGCGGGTATTCAAAGATGATCAAGAACAGTGGGGAGCGAAGAATTGTAACAAGCCTGACAGCTGTTATAAAGTGAGCGACTTGCAGATGCCCTGTaaatagagaaaaataatgttaatgaGAGTAGGAATGATAATGATTCGTTTTTtgtgataatgataatgataacgataacgataatgataatgataatgataatgataatgataatgataatgataatgataatgataatgataatgataatgataatgataatgataatgataatgataatgataatgataatgataatgataatgataatgataatgataatgataatgataatgataatgataatgataatgataatgataatgataatgataatgataatgataatgataatgataatgataatgataatgataatgataatgataatgataatgataatgataatgataatgataatgataatgataatgataatgataatgataatgataatgataatgataatgataatgataatgataatgataatgatagtgctaatgctaatgctaatgctaatgctaatgctaatgctaatgctaatgctaatgctaatgctaacaCTACCGGTAATGCTAACAATAATGATAGTGCTAATGCAAATGCTAATGCTAGCggtaatgctaatgctaatgctaataatagtaatgatcataataatattaataataataacaaaagtaataataataaaaacggtaatagtaataataataaaaataaaaatagtaatcgTAATAACGAAAATGATCATtataatcacaaaaataatattaattataataaggAACACATTCTTTACCCCATCACAACATCCTTGGGACATTCCAACAAACTGCAAATTGCTTCAATTATCAAAATTTATGCGACAATTAACACTTTGAACTGCGCCAAGCAAGCGGAACGAGCTTCGAGATGGGGTTGCGACTGGGAATCGTTGGGGGCTGAGAATACGTCTGGGAATAGGGGGAGCTTGGAGTGGACCTGGTGGAAACCTGTGTCTATGTTTGACTCGGTTTGGTCTGGTCATTCGTTGccaataaatttatgcaattggAACACTTGTTGCATGCGCCTCGTGAGAGTCTGCCAATTTTCTTagcatgcaaatttatttcaattgcatttaatttgtgcGGATTAGCAAATGTTTACTCGCTTCTCGTCCCTTCCCcctaaaaaataagaagagcGAATTGGGGGTGCGGCTGTGGCAATCGGAAAGAAGCAGGAACTACATTTTCGGATCAATTTGCATGTCGAGCGCATTTTATTGCGA
Coding sequences:
- the LOC127565972 gene encoding innexin inx7, producing the protein MLSTFASVKQYLKFDLSRVIIDNIVFKLHYRWTFVLLLVATLLITSRQYIGEHIQCISDNVVAPVINTFCFFTPTFTVVRHVNNTALESGSIFQPGIGPYNRNEDKIKRHAYYQWVPFVLFAQALCFYMPHMLWKKWEGGRIKALVYGLRMVGLTKYLKHDSMRIGKLNIPSMAEAEERVINIRRTMIDRMRLNQSWGAHLVFAELLNLFNLLLQIYWTHRFLGREFLTLGIKVLRERWVDKMDALDVVFPKVTKCTFYKYGASGSLQEHDTLCVMALNIMNEKIYTILWFWYAFLLTVTVLGLLWRLFTVFFYKNVTFSKWSLYWAKPGKIDESDLKSVIQKCNFSNWMFLFFLRTNLSEFLFQKVIYHLASEFPNDPIHDNDINDYKAREREAAGSSGSTAKYPLLESLDTVDAPLLHHRGGASVAPKSPTDGATLPA